A genomic stretch from Shewanella woodyi ATCC 51908 includes:
- a CDS encoding patatin-like phospholipase family protein, whose amino-acid sequence MIRSTALFLLLSLLSSSVFAEVRPKIGLVLSGGGAKGAAHIGVLKVLEENRVPVDYIAGTSIGAYVAGMYALGYSAAEIEQIMMNESWSNGYSDTIPRESLSYRNKQQRDRFNIPLNIGYSDETVKLPNGLLRGQTMSQLLQRSTGLVHQFGHFDELAIPYRAVATDLETSNPVILSTGSIVKAMQASATVPGALQPIEYEGKLLVDGGIANNMPVDVVKALGADIVIAVDIGSSLVKKEALDSTVAVLNQLSTMLTNASTEKQKLLLTEDDILIRPDVGDMSTTDFEIMPQAYALGEKAALEHLLSLKGLGVGEAEYVVYQDNKQRLSKRWQDSVERPLVEIVFNNNSKVSESLLRETLDLHEGEVVTKEELERAIANVYSLDKFERVNAEFVDTDRGRILTLNTRAKSWGPNYFGLGFSWEDDLTEDSSMSLDFSYTMTDLTDTGGEWRNELRLGFEKLLSTEFYLPMDYDQAFYARAGLAYELKDFSIYEDNAKFVEFSQTVYRADVGVGYNYTLEGLVELGVTNEKGEFEFLKDTYDYDSYGIYLKLGFDNLNSMNFPTSGNRFTFNMYYRRDVNELSGEDSYAENSLQIEADWRGALSLGNHAIVGIASLATIDTEEQFSPHLSELGGFLNLSGYHKNSLVGSHKIFGAFVYQYDLGRDVLGMTDYPLYLGGSLEAGNVWQNKDNIDLNDLIYSGSLFFGTDTSMGPAALGFGWADDGEMTLFLFLGKSW is encoded by the coding sequence ATGATACGTTCTACAGCACTATTCCTACTACTCTCTCTTCTCTCCAGCTCTGTTTTTGCGGAAGTCAGACCTAAAATTGGTCTAGTGCTCAGTGGTGGTGGGGCCAAAGGGGCTGCCCATATTGGCGTGCTTAAAGTTCTCGAGGAAAATCGAGTACCTGTCGATTATATCGCTGGGACAAGTATTGGTGCCTATGTCGCTGGTATGTATGCACTCGGTTATAGCGCTGCAGAGATTGAACAGATCATGATGAATGAGTCTTGGTCAAACGGTTACTCCGATACGATCCCAAGGGAGTCGTTGAGTTATCGCAATAAGCAGCAGCGAGATCGTTTTAATATTCCGTTAAACATTGGCTATAGCGATGAAACCGTGAAACTCCCCAATGGCCTGCTTCGTGGTCAAACCATGTCGCAACTATTACAACGCTCAACTGGGTTGGTTCATCAATTTGGGCACTTCGATGAACTCGCTATCCCCTACCGCGCAGTAGCGACAGATCTGGAAACCAGTAACCCTGTTATCCTCTCAACAGGCAGTATCGTCAAAGCGATGCAAGCATCCGCAACCGTACCCGGAGCACTTCAACCAATTGAGTATGAAGGCAAACTGTTAGTTGATGGTGGTATTGCGAATAATATGCCTGTCGATGTCGTCAAAGCGCTAGGCGCCGATATCGTAATCGCTGTAGATATTGGTTCATCTCTGGTGAAAAAAGAGGCATTAGATAGCACTGTAGCTGTACTTAATCAGCTATCAACCATGCTGACCAATGCAAGTACTGAGAAGCAAAAGTTGTTGCTTACTGAAGATGATATTTTGATCCGGCCTGATGTTGGGGATATGAGCACAACCGATTTTGAGATTATGCCTCAGGCCTACGCGCTTGGCGAAAAAGCGGCACTTGAACATCTGTTAAGTCTTAAAGGCTTGGGTGTTGGTGAGGCCGAGTATGTGGTTTATCAAGATAACAAGCAGAGATTAAGCAAGCGTTGGCAAGATAGTGTGGAACGTCCTTTAGTGGAGATTGTGTTTAATAACAACTCTAAAGTGAGTGAGTCCCTGTTAAGAGAGACACTCGATCTTCATGAAGGTGAGGTGGTGACGAAAGAGGAGTTAGAGAGAGCCATTGCTAATGTTTATTCATTAGATAAGTTTGAGCGAGTGAATGCTGAATTTGTCGATACGGATAGAGGACGGATCTTGACCCTAAATACTCGAGCAAAATCTTGGGGGCCTAACTATTTTGGCCTCGGATTTAGTTGGGAAGATGACCTTACTGAAGACTCAAGTATGTCTTTGGACTTCTCCTATACCATGACAGATCTAACCGATACTGGTGGAGAGTGGCGTAATGAGTTAAGGCTTGGTTTTGAGAAGTTACTATCAACCGAGTTTTATCTGCCAATGGATTATGATCAGGCTTTCTATGCCAGAGCAGGGCTGGCTTATGAGCTCAAGGATTTTAGTATCTATGAAGATAACGCTAAATTTGTGGAGTTTTCTCAAACTGTGTACCGAGCAGATGTAGGCGTTGGCTATAACTATACATTGGAAGGTTTGGTTGAGTTGGGGGTTACCAATGAGAAAGGTGAATTTGAATTTCTTAAAGATACTTATGACTATGACTCTTACGGTATTTATTTAAAGCTAGGTTTCGATAACCTCAATAGTATGAACTTCCCAACGTCAGGTAATCGATTCACTTTTAATATGTATTATCGAAGAGACGTAAATGAGTTATCTGGTGAGGACTCTTACGCTGAGAACTCGCTTCAAATAGAAGCCGACTGGCGAGGGGCTTTGAGCTTAGGGAACCATGCAATAGTAGGTATTGCCTCATTGGCAACCATTGATACTGAAGAGCAGTTTAGTCCACATCTATCTGAACTGGGTGGCTTCCTTAATCTCTCCGGTTACCACAAAAACTCCTTGGTTGGCTCTCATAAAATATTTGGTGCTTTTGTGTATCAATATGATTTGGGACGTGATGTGCTGGGAATGACGGATTACCCACTCTATCTTGGTGGTAGTTTGGAAGCTGGTAACGTTTGGCAGAACAAAGATAACATTGACCTCAACGATCTCATCTATTCAGGTAGCCTATTTTTCGGTACTGATACCAGTATGGGGCCCGCAGCCTTAGGTTTTGGTTGGGCCGATGATGGTGAGATGACGCTGTTTCTCTTTTTAGGAAAGAGTTGGTAA
- a CDS encoding M13 family metallopeptidase → MKRVSKLAIGIALSLGLAACSSNEPSAPEVQSKSMVSGVEKANFDTSVRHQDDFYYSVNGHWLANTPIPDDKSNYGAFSVLYERSQKALKQIIDDAASKPNKLDGSSEQKVGDFYNSYMNTDIVERLGIAPLSEQLSDISLAKDHDDIASLMGGLLLNGVQIPFGFYVNNDAKKSTQYAVYLYQSGLSLPDRDYYLKDDAKFVANRAALNTYVTDIMTQAGSKDAKRIAASVAKIEHFIAKSQWSRVESRDANKSYNKMNRAELQASMPEFDFVQFAASADIGKVKEVIVRQKSYFEEFGRHFTGFTVTEWQDYLSFHLVDSYAELLSQNFVDLHFNFHSKTLMGIEAQKPRWKRAVDAADQVLGELVGKEYVKEHFKPEAKEKMESLIQDLIKGFEVSINELEWMTPETKVAAQEKLSKFTYKIGYPDKWRDYTDLQIKPDELVGNYQRYAKFEYNTMLDKLGKPIDRTEWHMTPQTVNAYYNPVMNEIVFPAAILQPPFFNLEADDAINFGGIGAVIGHEISHGFDDQGAKYDGDGNLRNWWTDADREEFQKRGAQLSAQYSKYEALPGKHVNGDLTLGENIGDLGGLTVAARSYHLSLDGQEAPVIDGLTGEQRLFIGWSQVWRRNYRDEELSRRLMTDSHSPSHFRAMGTPRNIPAFYQAFDLKEGDKMFLAPEDRVKIW, encoded by the coding sequence ATGAAAAGAGTAAGCAAGCTGGCAATTGGCATCGCCTTAAGTTTAGGTCTTGCTGCGTGCAGTAGTAATGAGCCAAGTGCACCGGAAGTACAATCAAAGAGCATGGTTTCTGGTGTCGAGAAGGCTAACTTCGATACCTCTGTACGCCACCAAGATGATTTTTATTATAGTGTTAATGGTCACTGGCTAGCGAACACACCAATCCCCGATGATAAGTCTAACTATGGTGCCTTCTCTGTTCTCTATGAGCGGAGCCAAAAAGCGCTAAAACAGATTATCGATGATGCTGCATCTAAGCCAAATAAACTAGATGGCTCCAGTGAGCAAAAAGTGGGTGACTTCTATAACAGCTATATGAATACCGATATTGTAGAGCGGTTAGGTATTGCACCACTAAGTGAGCAGCTTTCTGATATCTCTCTGGCGAAAGATCATGATGATATTGCCAGTTTAATGGGAGGCCTCTTGCTCAATGGTGTGCAGATCCCATTTGGCTTTTACGTTAATAATGACGCAAAAAAATCTACTCAGTATGCCGTTTACCTTTATCAGTCAGGCCTAAGCCTGCCAGATCGTGACTATTACTTAAAAGATGATGCAAAGTTTGTGGCTAATAGAGCCGCACTTAATACTTATGTCACCGATATTATGACTCAAGCAGGCAGTAAAGATGCAAAGCGTATCGCTGCTAGTGTTGCGAAAATAGAGCACTTTATTGCTAAGAGTCAATGGAGCCGTGTGGAGTCTCGCGATGCTAATAAGAGTTATAACAAAATGAATAGAGCAGAACTACAGGCAAGTATGCCTGAGTTTGATTTTGTTCAGTTTGCTGCGAGTGCAGATATTGGCAAAGTGAAAGAGGTTATTGTTCGTCAAAAATCCTACTTTGAGGAGTTTGGCAGGCACTTCACCGGATTCACTGTTACTGAATGGCAGGATTACCTCTCTTTTCATCTTGTTGATAGTTATGCCGAGCTATTAAGTCAAAACTTTGTTGATCTGCATTTTAATTTTCACAGTAAAACCCTGATGGGCATAGAAGCACAGAAGCCACGTTGGAAAAGAGCGGTTGATGCTGCAGACCAAGTGCTCGGTGAGCTAGTTGGTAAGGAGTATGTAAAGGAACACTTCAAGCCAGAAGCCAAAGAGAAGATGGAGTCACTGATCCAAGATCTGATCAAAGGGTTTGAAGTGAGCATTAATGAACTTGAATGGATGACGCCTGAAACAAAGGTCGCCGCTCAGGAAAAACTCTCTAAGTTCACTTATAAGATAGGTTACCCAGATAAATGGAGAGATTACACCGACCTCCAAATTAAACCAGATGAGCTGGTGGGTAATTATCAGCGTTACGCTAAGTTTGAATATAACACCATGCTAGATAAGCTTGGTAAGCCTATCGATCGCACTGAATGGCATATGACGCCGCAAACCGTTAATGCTTACTATAATCCGGTAATGAATGAAATTGTGTTTCCAGCCGCGATTTTACAGCCTCCCTTCTTTAATCTTGAAGCGGATGATGCAATCAACTTTGGTGGTATCGGTGCGGTGATTGGCCATGAGATAAGTCATGGTTTCGATGATCAAGGCGCTAAGTATGATGGTGATGGTAATTTACGTAATTGGTGGACAGATGCCGATCGTGAGGAGTTTCAAAAACGTGGTGCTCAACTATCTGCTCAATACTCTAAATATGAAGCGCTACCAGGTAAACATGTAAATGGTGATCTGACATTAGGTGAGAATATCGGTGATCTTGGAGGCTTAACGGTTGCAGCACGTTCATATCACCTAAGCTTAGATGGTCAAGAAGCACCAGTTATTGACGGATTAACTGGAGAGCAGAGGCTCTTTATTGGCTGGTCACAAGTATGGCGTCGTAACTATCGTGATGAAGAGCTAAGTCGTCGTTTAATGACAGACTCTCACTCACCTAGTCACTTCCGTGCGATGGGGACGCCAAGAAATATTCCTGCATTTTATCAAGCCTTCGATTTAAAAGAGGGAGATAAGATGTTCTTAGCTCCAGAAGATCGAGTAAAGATCTGGTAG
- a CDS encoding CinA family nicotinamide mononucleotide deamidase-related protein has protein sequence MKLEMICTGEEVLAGQIVDTNAAWFANTLIERGVECQRRITVGDRLEDLVAVFKERSTEADVIMVNGGLGPTSDDLSTEAMALALGVPLVENKEWRSKLEAWFAKNARVMAESNLKQALLPQGAIMIDNPVGTACGFAIKLNQAWLFFTPGVPFEFKRMVKEQFIPFIEEHFPLSEPVSVKKLLTLGHGESALADKLEVIPLPKGVTLGYRSYMPYIEIKLFARGQLAIDSLATIETEVKKILGHSVVAEDITTLDQEIHNSLVNSGFSLSVAESCTGGLIASGLVAFAGSSAYLHQGLVTYSNEAKVKVLGVNPQTLDDYGAVSIATVEEMAKGARGILDSDYALATSGIAGPDGGSDEKPVGTVAIALATKYGVYSQMLKLPSRSRALVRSLGTAIAYDMLRRELLGEAVIVDYSSFSRFSK, from the coding sequence ATGAAGCTTGAGATGATTTGTACTGGTGAAGAGGTGTTAGCGGGTCAGATTGTTGATACCAATGCTGCTTGGTTTGCGAATACTTTGATTGAGCGAGGTGTTGAGTGTCAGCGACGCATTACCGTTGGTGATCGCCTTGAAGATCTTGTTGCTGTTTTTAAAGAGCGTAGTACAGAAGCTGATGTGATCATGGTCAATGGCGGTTTAGGGCCTACTAGTGATGACCTGTCCACCGAGGCGATGGCTTTGGCTCTTGGTGTGCCTTTAGTTGAGAATAAGGAGTGGCGCAGTAAGTTAGAAGCTTGGTTTGCTAAAAATGCCAGAGTAATGGCTGAGAGTAACCTGAAGCAGGCGTTATTGCCACAAGGGGCTATTATGATTGATAACCCTGTTGGTACTGCTTGTGGCTTTGCCATTAAACTTAACCAAGCATGGCTTTTCTTTACTCCTGGTGTTCCTTTTGAGTTTAAACGTATGGTGAAGGAGCAGTTCATCCCTTTCATTGAGGAGCATTTTCCTCTATCTGAGCCTGTTTCAGTCAAGAAGCTTCTGACCTTAGGTCATGGTGAGTCGGCTCTTGCTGATAAGTTAGAAGTGATACCTCTGCCTAAAGGGGTTACTTTGGGTTACCGCTCCTATATGCCCTATATTGAAATTAAGCTTTTTGCGAGAGGCCAATTAGCGATTGATTCGCTTGCAACGATAGAAACTGAAGTGAAAAAGATACTTGGGCATAGTGTGGTTGCTGAAGATATTACCACTTTAGATCAGGAGATCCATAATAGCTTGGTCAATTCAGGCTTTAGCTTGAGTGTTGCGGAATCTTGCACTGGAGGTTTAATTGCGAGTGGTTTGGTGGCTTTTGCTGGCAGCTCTGCATATCTCCATCAAGGCTTAGTGACCTATAGTAATGAAGCAAAGGTCAAGGTATTAGGTGTAAACCCTCAGACCTTAGATGATTATGGCGCAGTTTCTATTGCGACAGTTGAGGAGATGGCTAAGGGAGCAAGGGGCATACTGGATAGTGATTATGCGCTTGCTACTAGTGGTATTGCGGGGCCAGATGGAGGCAGTGATGAGAAACCCGTTGGAACAGTTGCAATTGCTTTAGCGACTAAATACGGTGTGTATAGTCAGATGTTGAAGCTACCTAGTCGTTCAAGAGCCTTAGTTCGTAGCTTAGGCACTGCTATTGCCTACGATATGTTGAGGCGTGAGCTGTTAGGTGAGGCTGTAATTGTTGATTACTCCTCTTTTTCTCGTTTTAGCAAATAA
- a CDS encoding DUF1439 domain-containing protein: MKLLSYIMPLTLLLLSGCVSQYSITEKELEGYLSDEIHFEIKEGNQLFGIEMRINNIDVSLGHKVDTMSVTADSIVKVRNPLVPFKAKMKTTFEAEPWYDADSHSVYLKQLRLVSIESNPKDIEKAVKQVAPQMMGFLTHFLETQPVYILDTSESNQALIAEMTKRIEVKPGKLKLIFDE; this comes from the coding sequence ATGAAATTACTGAGCTACATAATGCCACTGACACTACTGCTACTAAGCGGGTGTGTTAGTCAGTACAGCATTACAGAAAAAGAGCTAGAGGGTTATCTATCCGATGAGATCCATTTTGAAATTAAAGAGGGCAATCAACTCTTTGGTATCGAGATGCGTATCAACAATATAGATGTTAGCTTAGGCCATAAGGTCGATACCATGTCTGTGACTGCAGATAGTATCGTAAAAGTCAGAAATCCATTAGTGCCATTTAAAGCAAAAATGAAGACGACCTTTGAGGCTGAACCTTGGTACGATGCCGATAGCCATAGCGTTTACTTAAAGCAATTAAGACTTGTGAGTATCGAGTCTAACCCTAAGGATATTGAAAAAGCAGTTAAGCAGGTAGCACCGCAGATGATGGGGTTTTTAACCCACTTTCTGGAAACGCAGCCGGTTTATATACTGGACACCTCAGAGTCCAATCAGGCTTTAATCGCTGAGATGACAAAGCGAATTGAGGTGAAACCAGGAAAGTTAAAACTGATATTTGACGAGTAG
- the ppc gene encoding phosphoenolpyruvate carboxylase, with product MTDMYASLRSNVGTLGQILGETIRTNLDDPFLDKIEQIRQLAKSSRQGDEASREEMLKLLAALPDDELVPFAKAFNQFLNLANIAEQFHTISRNCDELVCVPDPVEQLLGRVLSSNIEQDKMLDCLQNLDIDLVLTAHPTEISRRTLIQKYASVVDSLAALENPLLTEREKKQQHLRLRQLIAQIWHTNEIRHERPTPVDEARWGLSTIEVSLWQAIPDFLRQLNEQVEERTGKQLPIDIAPVRFSSWMGGDRDGNPFVTAQVTQEVLDRNRHTAARLYLKDVVLLVNDLSMEEANDELLALTNNSHEPYRDVLRGIRQKLRNTIDYLNERLEGHQPEVDKNSIIWNEDDLKAPLMMLYKSLSDSGMSLIANGLLLDMLRRIACFGIHMLRLDIRQDAQRHCDVVAELTRYLGMGDFNHWDENEKQAFLLRELSSKRPLIPSNWQPSEDVAEVVSTCRLIATQPARALGSYVISMASKPSDVLTVLLLLKETGCPHPMRVVPLFETLDDLNNASSCMSALFAIDWYRGYTKGHQEVMIGYSDSAKDAGVMAAAWAQYHAQEQLVEVSRQADVKLTLFHGRGGTIGRGGGPAHEAILSQPPGSVDGRIRVTEQGEMIRFKFGLPKLAVQSLALYTSAVMEATLLPPPAPKPEWRACMQRLAEESVAAYRSIVREEPDFVAYFRAATPEVELGKLPLGSRPAKRRVDGGIESLRAIPWIFAWSQNRLMLPAWLGAGEALQAASDRGEMELLQEMEQKWPFFKTRISMLEMVYAKAEPNLAKYYETCLVPENLHHLGDALRGRLATGVKAVLALTQSQALMEHTPWNRESVTLRNPYIDPLNFMQAELLARTRKDEVQSTNVELALMLTIAGVAAGMRNTG from the coding sequence ATGACAGATATGTATGCGTCCTTAAGGTCCAATGTGGGCACTTTAGGACAGATCCTTGGTGAAACTATTCGCACCAATTTAGACGATCCTTTTCTTGATAAAATAGAGCAGATCCGTCAGTTAGCTAAAAGCTCGAGACAAGGCGATGAAGCCTCACGAGAAGAGATGCTTAAACTACTCGCCGCACTTCCCGACGATGAGCTGGTTCCTTTTGCTAAAGCCTTTAACCAATTTCTTAACTTAGCCAATATCGCCGAGCAGTTTCATACCATCAGCCGTAACTGTGACGAACTTGTCTGTGTTCCAGATCCTGTAGAGCAACTACTTGGGAGAGTGCTAAGTAGTAATATAGAGCAAGACAAGATGTTGGACTGCCTGCAAAACCTAGACATTGATTTAGTACTGACTGCGCACCCAACAGAGATTTCCCGTCGCACCTTAATTCAAAAGTATGCCTCAGTTGTCGACAGTCTTGCTGCACTTGAGAACCCATTACTCACTGAGCGTGAGAAAAAGCAGCAACATCTTCGTCTGCGCCAGCTTATCGCACAAATTTGGCATACCAACGAGATCCGCCACGAACGTCCAACCCCAGTTGATGAGGCTCGCTGGGGGTTAAGCACCATTGAGGTTTCACTTTGGCAGGCCATTCCAGACTTTCTCAGACAACTCAATGAGCAAGTTGAAGAGAGAACCGGCAAACAGCTCCCAATCGATATCGCTCCAGTGCGCTTTTCTAGCTGGATGGGGGGAGATCGCGACGGAAACCCATTTGTTACCGCTCAGGTCACTCAAGAGGTTTTAGATAGAAACCGCCATACAGCAGCACGTTTATACCTAAAAGATGTTGTCTTACTGGTTAACGACCTTTCCATGGAAGAGGCCAACGATGAACTGTTAGCGCTCACTAACAATAGTCATGAACCCTACCGTGACGTACTTCGTGGAATCAGACAGAAACTTAGGAACACCATAGATTACCTAAATGAGCGCCTAGAAGGTCATCAACCTGAAGTCGATAAAAACAGCATTATTTGGAATGAGGACGATCTTAAAGCGCCACTAATGATGCTGTATAAGAGTCTATCCGATTCAGGAATGAGTCTAATCGCTAACGGTCTACTGCTGGACATGCTACGTCGTATCGCCTGCTTCGGCATACATATGCTCAGGCTAGATATCAGGCAGGATGCTCAACGCCACTGTGATGTTGTTGCAGAGCTCACCCGTTACTTAGGCATGGGTGATTTTAACCACTGGGATGAAAACGAGAAGCAAGCCTTTCTTCTCAGAGAGCTCAGTAGTAAGCGTCCATTGATCCCATCGAACTGGCAACCAAGCGAAGACGTTGCAGAGGTCGTCAGCACTTGCCGACTTATTGCGACTCAACCCGCACGAGCCCTAGGCTCTTATGTTATCTCTATGGCCAGCAAGCCATCAGATGTACTCACTGTTCTTTTATTGCTAAAAGAAACCGGCTGCCCACACCCAATGCGTGTTGTACCACTGTTTGAAACCTTAGACGACCTCAATAATGCTTCTAGCTGTATGTCAGCGCTATTTGCTATTGATTGGTACCGTGGTTACACCAAAGGTCATCAAGAGGTGATGATTGGCTATTCTGACTCCGCAAAAGATGCAGGTGTAATGGCTGCCGCTTGGGCGCAATACCATGCACAGGAGCAATTAGTAGAAGTCAGTCGTCAAGCTGATGTAAAACTTACCCTCTTCCATGGCCGAGGCGGTACGATTGGTCGTGGAGGCGGACCCGCTCATGAGGCGATACTTTCTCAACCTCCAGGATCTGTTGATGGACGCATCCGTGTGACAGAGCAAGGAGAGATGATCCGCTTTAAATTTGGTTTACCTAAACTAGCTGTACAAAGCTTGGCTTTATACACCTCAGCAGTCATGGAAGCCACACTGCTACCACCTCCGGCGCCTAAACCTGAATGGCGAGCCTGCATGCAAAGATTGGCTGAAGAGTCAGTTGCTGCATACCGCTCTATCGTTCGAGAAGAGCCTGATTTTGTCGCCTACTTCCGCGCCGCAACGCCTGAAGTAGAACTAGGTAAGCTGCCATTAGGCAGTCGCCCAGCAAAACGGCGTGTCGATGGCGGCATTGAGTCTCTTCGCGCAATTCCATGGATCTTTGCTTGGTCACAAAACCGCTTAATGCTCCCTGCATGGCTGGGAGCTGGAGAAGCACTGCAAGCGGCAAGTGATAGAGGAGAGATGGAACTGCTTCAAGAGATGGAGCAGAAGTGGCCCTTCTTCAAAACACGGATCTCGATGTTAGAGATGGTCTACGCCAAGGCGGAACCTAATTTAGCTAAATACTACGAAACCTGTTTGGTGCCTGAAAACCTTCATCATCTGGGTGATGCATTGAGAGGGCGTTTAGCAACAGGCGTTAAAGCCGTGTTAGCACTCACTCAGTCGCAGGCCTTAATGGAACACACTCCGTGGAACCGAGAATCAGTGACCTTACGTAACCCTTACATTGATCCCCTTAACTTTATGCAAGCTGAGCTGCTGGCTCGTACACGTAAAGATGAGGTGCAATCAACCAATGTAGAGTTGGCGCTAATGTTAACCATCGCTGGAGTTGCGGCAGGCATGAGAAATACGGGCTGA